One genomic region from Sciurus carolinensis chromosome 2, mSciCar1.2, whole genome shotgun sequence encodes:
- the Rccd1 gene encoding RCC1 domain-containing protein 1 isoform X3 produces MAGERPGAWFGFGFCGFGQAPGSGRGRQVRSPEPLQAGIDICRVSASWSYTAFVTRAGRVELSGSTSGAVDDCRDAWASEGLLMVIRSRTDSGTELQAWAPDSALRREPLWTQKLALEAEVEDKARDEPGTGSLPLLPCACAYVSPQPPFCRSLAPELRARRLELGAEHVLLLCAAGQVFSWGGGRHGQLGHGTLEAELEPRLLEALQGLPMAEVAAGGWHSLCVSEIGDIYIWGWNESGQLALPARSLAEDKKTFTEEGLNGDGSEVNRTARAEDGASAPFIAVQPFPALLDLPLGSDVIKASCGSRHTAVVTRTGELYTWGWGLPADPLLTAAERKRHIKGSH; encoded by the exons ATGGCCGGAGAGCGACCCGGGGCTTGGTTCGGCTTCGGTTTCTGTGGCTTCGGACAAGCGCCGGGCTCCGGGCGAGGGCGCCAGGTGCGCAGCCCTGAGCCACTGCAGGCGGGTATCGACATATGTCGCGTGAGCGCAAGCTGGAGCTACACCGCCTTCGTGACCC GTGCAGGTCGAGTGGAGCTGTCTGGCTCCACTAGTGGCGCGGTGGACGACTGCAGGGATGCTTGGGCTTCGGAGGGACTCCTCATGGTGATTCGCTCCCGGACGGATTCTGGGACTGAGCTGCAGGCCTGGGCGCCTGATTCGGCGCTGCGCAGGGAGCCCCTTTGGACCCAGAAGCTGGCGCTTGAGGCTGAGGTGGAAGACAAAGCGCGAGATGAGCCTGGAACTGGATCGCTGCCCCTGCTGCCTTGCGCCTGCGCCTACGTGAGTCCGCAGCCACCCTTCTGCCGGTCCTTGGCCCCAGAGCTGCGGGCACGCCGGCTAGAGCTGGGCGCAGAGCACGTGTTGTTGCTGTGCGCTGCCGGCCAGGTGTTCTCCTGGGGCGGAGGCAG ACACGGACAGCTGGGCCACGGGACACTGGAGGCAGAGCTGGAGCCAAGACTTTTGGAGGCGTTGCAGGGCCTACCCATGGCCGAGGTGGCTGCTGGTGGCTGGCATTCTCTGTGTGTGAGCG AAATAGGGGATATTTATATCTGGGGCTGGAATGAATCAGGGCAACTGGCCTTGCCTGCGAGGAGCCTGGCAGAGGACAAGAAGACTTTTACAGAGGAAG GACTGAATGGAGATGGTTCTGAAGTGAATAGAACAGCtagggctgaggatggagcctCCGCTCCCTTCATAGCTGTACAGCCCTTCCCAGCTCTGTTGGATCTTCCCCTGGGCTCAGATGTAATCAAAGCCAGCTGTGGATCCCGGCACACTGCTGTAGTGACAC GAACAGGAGAGCTGTACACCTGGGGCTGGG
- the Rccd1 gene encoding RCC1 domain-containing protein 1 isoform X1 produces the protein MAGERPGAWFGFGFCGFGQAPGSGRGRQVRSPEPLQAGIDICRVSASWSYTAFVTRAGRVELSGSTSGAVDDCRDAWASEGLLMVIRSRTDSGTELQAWAPDSALRREPLWTQKLALEAEVEDKARDEPGTGSLPLLPCACAYVSPQPPFCRSLAPELRARRLELGAEHVLLLCAAGQVFSWGGGRHGQLGHGTLEAELEPRLLEALQGLPMAEVAAGGWHSLCVSEIGDIYIWGWNESGQLALPARSLAEDKKTFTEEGLNGDGSEVNRTARAEDGASAPFIAVQPFPALLDLPLGSDVIKASCGSRHTAVVTRTGELYTWGWGKYGQLGHKDSTSMDQPCRVEYFVEKQLQVKTVTCGPWNTYVYAVEKEKS, from the exons ATGGCCGGAGAGCGACCCGGGGCTTGGTTCGGCTTCGGTTTCTGTGGCTTCGGACAAGCGCCGGGCTCCGGGCGAGGGCGCCAGGTGCGCAGCCCTGAGCCACTGCAGGCGGGTATCGACATATGTCGCGTGAGCGCAAGCTGGAGCTACACCGCCTTCGTGACCC GTGCAGGTCGAGTGGAGCTGTCTGGCTCCACTAGTGGCGCGGTGGACGACTGCAGGGATGCTTGGGCTTCGGAGGGACTCCTCATGGTGATTCGCTCCCGGACGGATTCTGGGACTGAGCTGCAGGCCTGGGCGCCTGATTCGGCGCTGCGCAGGGAGCCCCTTTGGACCCAGAAGCTGGCGCTTGAGGCTGAGGTGGAAGACAAAGCGCGAGATGAGCCTGGAACTGGATCGCTGCCCCTGCTGCCTTGCGCCTGCGCCTACGTGAGTCCGCAGCCACCCTTCTGCCGGTCCTTGGCCCCAGAGCTGCGGGCACGCCGGCTAGAGCTGGGCGCAGAGCACGTGTTGTTGCTGTGCGCTGCCGGCCAGGTGTTCTCCTGGGGCGGAGGCAG ACACGGACAGCTGGGCCACGGGACACTGGAGGCAGAGCTGGAGCCAAGACTTTTGGAGGCGTTGCAGGGCCTACCCATGGCCGAGGTGGCTGCTGGTGGCTGGCATTCTCTGTGTGTGAGCG AAATAGGGGATATTTATATCTGGGGCTGGAATGAATCAGGGCAACTGGCCTTGCCTGCGAGGAGCCTGGCAGAGGACAAGAAGACTTTTACAGAGGAAG GACTGAATGGAGATGGTTCTGAAGTGAATAGAACAGCtagggctgaggatggagcctCCGCTCCCTTCATAGCTGTACAGCCCTTCCCAGCTCTGTTGGATCTTCCCCTGGGCTCAGATGTAATCAAAGCCAGCTGTGGATCCCGGCACACTGCTGTAGTGACAC GAACAGGAGAGCTGTACACCTGGGGCTGGG GTAAATATGGACAGCTTGGCCACAAGGATAGCACCAGCATGGATCAGCCCTGCCGTGTGGAATACTTTGTAGAGAAACAACTTCAAGTAAAGACTGTCACCTGTGGGCCCTGGAACACATATGTGTATgctgtggaaaaagaaaagagctga
- the Rccd1 gene encoding RCC1 domain-containing protein 1 isoform X2, translating to MAGERPGAWFGFGFCGFGQAPGSGRGRQVRSPEPLQAGIDICRVSASWSYTAFVTRAGRVELSGSTSGAVDDCRDAWASEGLLMVIRSRTDSGTELQAWAPDSALRREPLWTQKLALEAEVEDKARDEPGTGSLPLLPCACAYVSPQPPFCRSLAPELRARRLELGAEHVLLLCAAGQVFSWGGGRHGQLGHGTLEAELEPRLLEALQGLPMAEVAAGGWHSLCVSEIGDIYIWGWNESGQLALPARSLAEDKKTFTEEGLNGDGSEVNRTARAEDGASAPFIAVQPFPALLDLPLGSDVIKASCGSRHTAVVTRTGELYTWGWGLPADPLLTAAERKRHIKAVARKGCD from the exons ATGGCCGGAGAGCGACCCGGGGCTTGGTTCGGCTTCGGTTTCTGTGGCTTCGGACAAGCGCCGGGCTCCGGGCGAGGGCGCCAGGTGCGCAGCCCTGAGCCACTGCAGGCGGGTATCGACATATGTCGCGTGAGCGCAAGCTGGAGCTACACCGCCTTCGTGACCC GTGCAGGTCGAGTGGAGCTGTCTGGCTCCACTAGTGGCGCGGTGGACGACTGCAGGGATGCTTGGGCTTCGGAGGGACTCCTCATGGTGATTCGCTCCCGGACGGATTCTGGGACTGAGCTGCAGGCCTGGGCGCCTGATTCGGCGCTGCGCAGGGAGCCCCTTTGGACCCAGAAGCTGGCGCTTGAGGCTGAGGTGGAAGACAAAGCGCGAGATGAGCCTGGAACTGGATCGCTGCCCCTGCTGCCTTGCGCCTGCGCCTACGTGAGTCCGCAGCCACCCTTCTGCCGGTCCTTGGCCCCAGAGCTGCGGGCACGCCGGCTAGAGCTGGGCGCAGAGCACGTGTTGTTGCTGTGCGCTGCCGGCCAGGTGTTCTCCTGGGGCGGAGGCAG ACACGGACAGCTGGGCCACGGGACACTGGAGGCAGAGCTGGAGCCAAGACTTTTGGAGGCGTTGCAGGGCCTACCCATGGCCGAGGTGGCTGCTGGTGGCTGGCATTCTCTGTGTGTGAGCG AAATAGGGGATATTTATATCTGGGGCTGGAATGAATCAGGGCAACTGGCCTTGCCTGCGAGGAGCCTGGCAGAGGACAAGAAGACTTTTACAGAGGAAG GACTGAATGGAGATGGTTCTGAAGTGAATAGAACAGCtagggctgaggatggagcctCCGCTCCCTTCATAGCTGTACAGCCCTTCCCAGCTCTGTTGGATCTTCCCCTGGGCTCAGATGTAATCAAAGCCAGCTGTGGATCCCGGCACACTGCTGTAGTGACAC GAACAGGAGAGCTGTACACCTGGGGCTGGG